The following are encoded together in the Methanosarcina flavescens genome:
- a CDS encoding flavodoxin family protein yields MNGGSSIKVLGLVGSPNINGNTAKLINAILDGAAENGAEKVIYNLGSLNIKGCDACCKCQESGCCLIDDDMQEIYQQIQTADMVVLGSPVYMWQMTAQTKLLIDRMTAFLKPNLSSRLDNKKLILVFSQGSPDRDAFKPYFEYTAGLLYYLGFDVLDTVIAAGTDKLEVSFRPRLLEKARELGKLVSTPNLTGPEFRRAESSLTPLL; encoded by the coding sequence TTGAACGGGGGTTCTAGCATTAAAGTTCTTGGATTGGTGGGTAGTCCTAATATAAATGGAAACACTGCAAAGCTTATAAACGCAATTCTCGACGGAGCTGCCGAAAACGGTGCAGAAAAAGTAATTTACAATCTGGGCTCACTAAACATTAAAGGTTGTGATGCTTGCTGCAAATGCCAGGAATCAGGCTGCTGTCTCATAGATGACGATATGCAGGAAATTTATCAACAAATCCAGACTGCAGACATGGTTGTACTCGGTTCTCCAGTTTACATGTGGCAGATGACTGCCCAGACTAAACTCCTGATTGACCGCATGACAGCCTTCTTAAAACCTAATCTTTCGAGCAGACTTGATAATAAAAAACTGATTCTTGTCTTCTCCCAGGGCAGTCCGGACAGGGACGCCTTCAAACCATATTTTGAATACACAGCCGGCCTTCTTTACTATCTCGGTTTTGATGTTCTGGATACCGTAATTGCTGCTGGCACGGATAAGCTTGAAGTGTCCTTCAGACCCAGGCTGCTTGAAAAAGCAAGGGAGCTCGGAAAACTGGTCTCGACTCCTAACCTTACTGGTCCTGAGTTTAGGAGAGCCGAGTCAAGCTTAACCCCGCTTC